A single Phragmites australis chromosome 4, lpPhrAust1.1, whole genome shotgun sequence DNA region contains:
- the LOC133916990 gene encoding uncharacterized protein LOC133916990 isoform X4 — MLQYLDFSHASTSRKWGHKRQGDSMVMHAPRNSMEFALEASHSYGVFQEDVPYSCNMRQYPKSGLNHSSTPIKKLIHEDISFRTNEGRKRPGVIARLMGMDSPPLNTTTEPSSHSEERRQEIVSRSMPRRDPSEMVFGLAPKQEIRAYEDERELFGQLSKKTNEWSKPRPREHPQEEELQKFKKEFEAWQASRVWEHSRILEQDSHLGDDKCTDIVPCRYQHQHKGKDVNNGSKDMHSNDDEHWRRSKESCTSISGSRTFSLTSADACSTRLPLSRFYHEEEERSLSPTRIVILKPCPELSTDDIEESSLGSPELVKKENNMEAFLEEVKKRLKIELEGRMANDDKADPWAGGEIPADPKQVARNIANQIRETVTRDLHPALVRSESTRSYRSDVPLNKHSQEDYIGRDARRQLSDRLKNVLRREPNAEPPFSHRRRATSTSFDEEPRPKPRYDMASRKGKIRSKEEKKCAIESDVRHGSYKASASVDSEPVSPRNLIRSFSAPVSGTTFVKLLLEEPRMLTRARLQRKQEGHVNRPSSEERKGRKDAFNIKGRVSNLRQNLGLRAKLFGKKFHSADESFPDDLPPIGTLITAPSVLIHSGVLQENSTEVPPSPASWCSSPPDEMSRGGYPSPVSPLEASFSEHRSPLRTAAKDMTSNACEPGNLSEQVQIEELAETSYVQDDDTDEMDHPMKSFVRAVLVVAGLYGQRQSSDNFLSDCEAKPIPKWVLEEVESSSSAPAASDGGAANVDHRLLFDLINEALPAAVRTSTTLCTFDKCYAAAPRRAPSGKKLLDVLWKSVQVWLEPPSDTTSSSVDGLIGRDLSVSSWTGVFRDDADALGREMEAEILDELVDETVWDVLLNVGD, encoded by the exons ATGTTGCAGTACCTGGACTTCTCTCATGCCAGCACCTCAAGGAAGTGGGGACACAAGAGACAGGGTGATAGTATGGTGATGCATG CTCCGAGGAACAGCATGGAGTTCGCCTTGGAGGCCTCCCACAGCTACGGAGTTTTCCAAGAGGACGTCCCG TATTCCTGCAATATGAGGCAATACCCAAAATCAGGGCTCAACCACAGCTCAACCCCAATCAAGAAGCTGATCCATGAGGACATTTCCTTCAGAACAAATGAAGGGCGGAAGAGACCCGGTGTCATCGCTAGGTTGATGGGCATGGATTCACCCCCACTGAACACAACCACTGAACCCAGCAGCCATTCAGAGGAAAGAAGGCAAGAGATCGTCTCAAGGTCAATGCCAAGAAGAGATCCGTCTGAAATGGTCTTTGGCCTTGCACCGAAGCAAGAGATCCGCGCCTACGAGGATGAGAGGGAGCTCTTTGGCCAGCTGAGCAAGAAGACCAATGAGTGGAGTAAGCCGCGGCCGCGAGAGCACccgcaggaggaggagctgcagaAGTTCAAGAAGGAGTTCGAGGCGTGGCAGGCGAGCAGGGTGTGGGAGCATTCAAGAATTCTGGAACAGGATAGCCATCTCGGCGACGACAAGTGCACAGACATCGTGCCGTGCAGGTACCAGCATCAGCACAAAGGGAAAGATGTCAACAATGGCAGCAAAGACATGCACTCCAATGACGACGAGCATTGGAGAAGAAGCAAGGAGAGCTGCACGTCGATCTCCGGGAGCCGTACGTTCTCTCTGACAAGCGCAGACGCCTGTTCCACGAGGTTACCGCTCTCGAGGTTCTaccacgaggaggaggagaggtcgTTGTCGCCGACGAGGATAGTCATCCTGAAGCCCTGTCCGGAGCTGAGCACAGACGATATCGAGGAGTCGTCGCTGGGGTCGCCGGAGCTGGTGAAGAAGGAGAACAACATGGAGGCCTTCCTTGAGGAGGTGAAGAAGAGGCTAAAGATTGAGCTCGAGGGGAGGATGGCCAACGACGACAAGGCGGACCCGTGGGCCGGAGGCGAAATCCCGGCTGATCCGAAGCAAGTCGCGCGGAACATCGCCAACCAGATCAGGGAGACCGTCACAAGGGACTTGCACCCGGCGTTGGTACGGTCGGAGTCGACACGGTCGTACCGCAGCGACGTCCCGCTCAACAAGCACAGCCAGGAGGACTACATTGGCAGAGATGCCAGGAGGCAACTGTCTGACAGGCTGAAGAACGTGCTGAGAAGGGAGCCGAACGCCGAGCCGCCGTTCTCTCACCGGAGAAGGGCCACCTCGACGTCGTTCGACGAGGAGCCGAGGCCCAAGCCGAGGTATGACATGGCATCAAGGAAGGGGAAGATCAGGAGCAAGGAGGAAAAGAAGTGCGCGATTGAGTCCGATGTCAGGCATGGATCATACAAGGCATCGGCCTCGGTCGACTCTGAGCCAGTGTCACCTAGAAACCTCATCAGGTCGTTCTCGGCGCCGGTGTCGGGGACGACCTTCGTGAAGCTCCTCTTGGAGGAGCCGCGGATGCTGACCAGAGCACGGCTGCAGCGCAAGCAAGAAGGTCACGTGAACAGGCCGTCGtcagaggagaggaaagggaggaAGGACGCGTTCAACATCAAAGGTAGAGTGTCCAACTTGAGGCAGAACCTGGGGCTCAGAGCGAAGCTGTTCGGCAAGAAGTTTCACTCCGCCGACGAGTCGTTCCCGGATGACCTTCCTCCGATCGGCACGCTCATCACCGCCCCTTCGGTTCTCATACATTCCGGCGTCCTCCAG GAGAACTCTACTGAGGTGCCACCGAGCCCGGCGTCGTGGTGCAGCAGCCCGCCCGATGAGATGAGCAGGGGAGGCTACCCGAGTCCTGTCTCGCCATTGGAGGCCTCCTTTAGCGAGCACCGTTCTCCCTTGAGGACCGCAGCTAAGGACATGACCTCAAATGCATGTG AGCCAGGAAACTTGTCGGAACAAGTCCAAATTGAAGAACTCGCTGAGACAAGTTATGTCCAGGACGACGACACGGACGAGATGGATCACCCCATGAAATCCTTCGTCAGAGCTGTTCTTGTTGTTGCCGGCCTGTACGGCCAGAGACAGAGTTCTGACAACTTCTTATCAGACTGCGAAGCGAAGCCAATCCCCAAGTGGGTGTTGGAGGAAGTCGAGTCCTCTTCCTCAGCCCCGGCAGCATCTGATGGCGGCGCGGCAAACGTTGACCACCGGCTCCTCTTCGACCTGATCAACGAGGCGCTGCCGGCAGCCGTCCGGACCTCGACAACGCTGTGCACGTTCGACAAGTGTTACGCGGCAGCGCCAAGAAGAGCTCCCAGTGGCAAGAAGCTACTGGACGTGCTGTGGAAGTCCGTGCAGGTGTGGCTAGAACCACCGAGCGACACGACGTCGAGCTCCGTTGACGGGCTGATCGGCCGTGACCTGAGCGTGTCGTCGTGGACCGGCGTGTTCCGGGACGACGCCGACGCGCTGGGAAGGGAAATGGAGGCGGAGATACTGGACGAGCTGGTCGACGAGACGGTGTGGGACGTGCTCCTCAACGTGGGGGACTGA
- the LOC133916990 gene encoding uncharacterized protein LOC133916990 isoform X1: protein MLQYLDFSHASTSRKWGHKRQGDSMVMHGFEAPRNSMEFALEASHSYGVFQEDVPQYSCNMRQYPKSGLNHSSTPIKKLIHEDISFRTNEGRKRPGVIARLMGMDSPPLNTTTEPSSHSEERRQEIVSRSMPRRDPSEMVFGLAPKQEIRAYEDERELFGQLSKKTNEWSKPRPREHPQEEELQKFKKEFEAWQASRVWEHSRILEQDSHLGDDKCTDIVPCRYQHQHKGKDVNNGSKDMHSNDDEHWRRSKESCTSISGSRTFSLTSADACSTRLPLSRFYHEEEERSLSPTRIVILKPCPELSTDDIEESSLGSPELVKKENNMEAFLEEVKKRLKIELEGRMANDDKADPWAGGEIPADPKQVARNIANQIRETVTRDLHPALVRSESTRSYRSDVPLNKHSQEDYIGRDARRQLSDRLKNVLRREPNAEPPFSHRRRATSTSFDEEPRPKPRYDMASRKGKIRSKEEKKCAIESDVRHGSYKASASVDSEPVSPRNLIRSFSAPVSGTTFVKLLLEEPRMLTRARLQRKQEGHVNRPSSEERKGRKDAFNIKGRVSNLRQNLGLRAKLFGKKFHSADESFPDDLPPIGTLITAPSVLIHSGVLQENSTEVPPSPASWCSSPPDEMSRGGYPSPVSPLEASFSEHRSPLRTAAKDMTSNACEPGNLSEQVQIEELAETSYVQDDDTDEMDHPMKSFVRAVLVVAGLYGQRQSSDNFLSDCEAKPIPKWVLEEVESSSSAPAASDGGAANVDHRLLFDLINEALPAAVRTSTTLCTFDKCYAAAPRRAPSGKKLLDVLWKSVQVWLEPPSDTTSSSVDGLIGRDLSVSSWTGVFRDDADALGREMEAEILDELVDETVWDVLLNVGD from the exons ATGTTGCAGTACCTGGACTTCTCTCATGCCAGCACCTCAAGGAAGTGGGGACACAAGAGACAGGGTGATAGTATGGTGATGCATG GATTTGAAGCTCCGAGGAACAGCATGGAGTTCGCCTTGGAGGCCTCCCACAGCTACGGAGTTTTCCAAGAGGACGTCCCG CAGTATTCCTGCAATATGAGGCAATACCCAAAATCAGGGCTCAACCACAGCTCAACCCCAATCAAGAAGCTGATCCATGAGGACATTTCCTTCAGAACAAATGAAGGGCGGAAGAGACCCGGTGTCATCGCTAGGTTGATGGGCATGGATTCACCCCCACTGAACACAACCACTGAACCCAGCAGCCATTCAGAGGAAAGAAGGCAAGAGATCGTCTCAAGGTCAATGCCAAGAAGAGATCCGTCTGAAATGGTCTTTGGCCTTGCACCGAAGCAAGAGATCCGCGCCTACGAGGATGAGAGGGAGCTCTTTGGCCAGCTGAGCAAGAAGACCAATGAGTGGAGTAAGCCGCGGCCGCGAGAGCACccgcaggaggaggagctgcagaAGTTCAAGAAGGAGTTCGAGGCGTGGCAGGCGAGCAGGGTGTGGGAGCATTCAAGAATTCTGGAACAGGATAGCCATCTCGGCGACGACAAGTGCACAGACATCGTGCCGTGCAGGTACCAGCATCAGCACAAAGGGAAAGATGTCAACAATGGCAGCAAAGACATGCACTCCAATGACGACGAGCATTGGAGAAGAAGCAAGGAGAGCTGCACGTCGATCTCCGGGAGCCGTACGTTCTCTCTGACAAGCGCAGACGCCTGTTCCACGAGGTTACCGCTCTCGAGGTTCTaccacgaggaggaggagaggtcgTTGTCGCCGACGAGGATAGTCATCCTGAAGCCCTGTCCGGAGCTGAGCACAGACGATATCGAGGAGTCGTCGCTGGGGTCGCCGGAGCTGGTGAAGAAGGAGAACAACATGGAGGCCTTCCTTGAGGAGGTGAAGAAGAGGCTAAAGATTGAGCTCGAGGGGAGGATGGCCAACGACGACAAGGCGGACCCGTGGGCCGGAGGCGAAATCCCGGCTGATCCGAAGCAAGTCGCGCGGAACATCGCCAACCAGATCAGGGAGACCGTCACAAGGGACTTGCACCCGGCGTTGGTACGGTCGGAGTCGACACGGTCGTACCGCAGCGACGTCCCGCTCAACAAGCACAGCCAGGAGGACTACATTGGCAGAGATGCCAGGAGGCAACTGTCTGACAGGCTGAAGAACGTGCTGAGAAGGGAGCCGAACGCCGAGCCGCCGTTCTCTCACCGGAGAAGGGCCACCTCGACGTCGTTCGACGAGGAGCCGAGGCCCAAGCCGAGGTATGACATGGCATCAAGGAAGGGGAAGATCAGGAGCAAGGAGGAAAAGAAGTGCGCGATTGAGTCCGATGTCAGGCATGGATCATACAAGGCATCGGCCTCGGTCGACTCTGAGCCAGTGTCACCTAGAAACCTCATCAGGTCGTTCTCGGCGCCGGTGTCGGGGACGACCTTCGTGAAGCTCCTCTTGGAGGAGCCGCGGATGCTGACCAGAGCACGGCTGCAGCGCAAGCAAGAAGGTCACGTGAACAGGCCGTCGtcagaggagaggaaagggaggaAGGACGCGTTCAACATCAAAGGTAGAGTGTCCAACTTGAGGCAGAACCTGGGGCTCAGAGCGAAGCTGTTCGGCAAGAAGTTTCACTCCGCCGACGAGTCGTTCCCGGATGACCTTCCTCCGATCGGCACGCTCATCACCGCCCCTTCGGTTCTCATACATTCCGGCGTCCTCCAG GAGAACTCTACTGAGGTGCCACCGAGCCCGGCGTCGTGGTGCAGCAGCCCGCCCGATGAGATGAGCAGGGGAGGCTACCCGAGTCCTGTCTCGCCATTGGAGGCCTCCTTTAGCGAGCACCGTTCTCCCTTGAGGACCGCAGCTAAGGACATGACCTCAAATGCATGTG AGCCAGGAAACTTGTCGGAACAAGTCCAAATTGAAGAACTCGCTGAGACAAGTTATGTCCAGGACGACGACACGGACGAGATGGATCACCCCATGAAATCCTTCGTCAGAGCTGTTCTTGTTGTTGCCGGCCTGTACGGCCAGAGACAGAGTTCTGACAACTTCTTATCAGACTGCGAAGCGAAGCCAATCCCCAAGTGGGTGTTGGAGGAAGTCGAGTCCTCTTCCTCAGCCCCGGCAGCATCTGATGGCGGCGCGGCAAACGTTGACCACCGGCTCCTCTTCGACCTGATCAACGAGGCGCTGCCGGCAGCCGTCCGGACCTCGACAACGCTGTGCACGTTCGACAAGTGTTACGCGGCAGCGCCAAGAAGAGCTCCCAGTGGCAAGAAGCTACTGGACGTGCTGTGGAAGTCCGTGCAGGTGTGGCTAGAACCACCGAGCGACACGACGTCGAGCTCCGTTGACGGGCTGATCGGCCGTGACCTGAGCGTGTCGTCGTGGACCGGCGTGTTCCGGGACGACGCCGACGCGCTGGGAAGGGAAATGGAGGCGGAGATACTGGACGAGCTGGTCGACGAGACGGTGTGGGACGTGCTCCTCAACGTGGGGGACTGA
- the LOC133916990 gene encoding uncharacterized protein LOC133916990 isoform X2 — MLQYLDFSHASTSRKWGHKRQGDSMVMHGFEAPRNSMEFALEASHSYGVFQEDVPYSCNMRQYPKSGLNHSSTPIKKLIHEDISFRTNEGRKRPGVIARLMGMDSPPLNTTTEPSSHSEERRQEIVSRSMPRRDPSEMVFGLAPKQEIRAYEDERELFGQLSKKTNEWSKPRPREHPQEEELQKFKKEFEAWQASRVWEHSRILEQDSHLGDDKCTDIVPCRYQHQHKGKDVNNGSKDMHSNDDEHWRRSKESCTSISGSRTFSLTSADACSTRLPLSRFYHEEEERSLSPTRIVILKPCPELSTDDIEESSLGSPELVKKENNMEAFLEEVKKRLKIELEGRMANDDKADPWAGGEIPADPKQVARNIANQIRETVTRDLHPALVRSESTRSYRSDVPLNKHSQEDYIGRDARRQLSDRLKNVLRREPNAEPPFSHRRRATSTSFDEEPRPKPRYDMASRKGKIRSKEEKKCAIESDVRHGSYKASASVDSEPVSPRNLIRSFSAPVSGTTFVKLLLEEPRMLTRARLQRKQEGHVNRPSSEERKGRKDAFNIKGRVSNLRQNLGLRAKLFGKKFHSADESFPDDLPPIGTLITAPSVLIHSGVLQENSTEVPPSPASWCSSPPDEMSRGGYPSPVSPLEASFSEHRSPLRTAAKDMTSNACEPGNLSEQVQIEELAETSYVQDDDTDEMDHPMKSFVRAVLVVAGLYGQRQSSDNFLSDCEAKPIPKWVLEEVESSSSAPAASDGGAANVDHRLLFDLINEALPAAVRTSTTLCTFDKCYAAAPRRAPSGKKLLDVLWKSVQVWLEPPSDTTSSSVDGLIGRDLSVSSWTGVFRDDADALGREMEAEILDELVDETVWDVLLNVGD; from the exons ATGTTGCAGTACCTGGACTTCTCTCATGCCAGCACCTCAAGGAAGTGGGGACACAAGAGACAGGGTGATAGTATGGTGATGCATG GATTTGAAGCTCCGAGGAACAGCATGGAGTTCGCCTTGGAGGCCTCCCACAGCTACGGAGTTTTCCAAGAGGACGTCCCG TATTCCTGCAATATGAGGCAATACCCAAAATCAGGGCTCAACCACAGCTCAACCCCAATCAAGAAGCTGATCCATGAGGACATTTCCTTCAGAACAAATGAAGGGCGGAAGAGACCCGGTGTCATCGCTAGGTTGATGGGCATGGATTCACCCCCACTGAACACAACCACTGAACCCAGCAGCCATTCAGAGGAAAGAAGGCAAGAGATCGTCTCAAGGTCAATGCCAAGAAGAGATCCGTCTGAAATGGTCTTTGGCCTTGCACCGAAGCAAGAGATCCGCGCCTACGAGGATGAGAGGGAGCTCTTTGGCCAGCTGAGCAAGAAGACCAATGAGTGGAGTAAGCCGCGGCCGCGAGAGCACccgcaggaggaggagctgcagaAGTTCAAGAAGGAGTTCGAGGCGTGGCAGGCGAGCAGGGTGTGGGAGCATTCAAGAATTCTGGAACAGGATAGCCATCTCGGCGACGACAAGTGCACAGACATCGTGCCGTGCAGGTACCAGCATCAGCACAAAGGGAAAGATGTCAACAATGGCAGCAAAGACATGCACTCCAATGACGACGAGCATTGGAGAAGAAGCAAGGAGAGCTGCACGTCGATCTCCGGGAGCCGTACGTTCTCTCTGACAAGCGCAGACGCCTGTTCCACGAGGTTACCGCTCTCGAGGTTCTaccacgaggaggaggagaggtcgTTGTCGCCGACGAGGATAGTCATCCTGAAGCCCTGTCCGGAGCTGAGCACAGACGATATCGAGGAGTCGTCGCTGGGGTCGCCGGAGCTGGTGAAGAAGGAGAACAACATGGAGGCCTTCCTTGAGGAGGTGAAGAAGAGGCTAAAGATTGAGCTCGAGGGGAGGATGGCCAACGACGACAAGGCGGACCCGTGGGCCGGAGGCGAAATCCCGGCTGATCCGAAGCAAGTCGCGCGGAACATCGCCAACCAGATCAGGGAGACCGTCACAAGGGACTTGCACCCGGCGTTGGTACGGTCGGAGTCGACACGGTCGTACCGCAGCGACGTCCCGCTCAACAAGCACAGCCAGGAGGACTACATTGGCAGAGATGCCAGGAGGCAACTGTCTGACAGGCTGAAGAACGTGCTGAGAAGGGAGCCGAACGCCGAGCCGCCGTTCTCTCACCGGAGAAGGGCCACCTCGACGTCGTTCGACGAGGAGCCGAGGCCCAAGCCGAGGTATGACATGGCATCAAGGAAGGGGAAGATCAGGAGCAAGGAGGAAAAGAAGTGCGCGATTGAGTCCGATGTCAGGCATGGATCATACAAGGCATCGGCCTCGGTCGACTCTGAGCCAGTGTCACCTAGAAACCTCATCAGGTCGTTCTCGGCGCCGGTGTCGGGGACGACCTTCGTGAAGCTCCTCTTGGAGGAGCCGCGGATGCTGACCAGAGCACGGCTGCAGCGCAAGCAAGAAGGTCACGTGAACAGGCCGTCGtcagaggagaggaaagggaggaAGGACGCGTTCAACATCAAAGGTAGAGTGTCCAACTTGAGGCAGAACCTGGGGCTCAGAGCGAAGCTGTTCGGCAAGAAGTTTCACTCCGCCGACGAGTCGTTCCCGGATGACCTTCCTCCGATCGGCACGCTCATCACCGCCCCTTCGGTTCTCATACATTCCGGCGTCCTCCAG GAGAACTCTACTGAGGTGCCACCGAGCCCGGCGTCGTGGTGCAGCAGCCCGCCCGATGAGATGAGCAGGGGAGGCTACCCGAGTCCTGTCTCGCCATTGGAGGCCTCCTTTAGCGAGCACCGTTCTCCCTTGAGGACCGCAGCTAAGGACATGACCTCAAATGCATGTG AGCCAGGAAACTTGTCGGAACAAGTCCAAATTGAAGAACTCGCTGAGACAAGTTATGTCCAGGACGACGACACGGACGAGATGGATCACCCCATGAAATCCTTCGTCAGAGCTGTTCTTGTTGTTGCCGGCCTGTACGGCCAGAGACAGAGTTCTGACAACTTCTTATCAGACTGCGAAGCGAAGCCAATCCCCAAGTGGGTGTTGGAGGAAGTCGAGTCCTCTTCCTCAGCCCCGGCAGCATCTGATGGCGGCGCGGCAAACGTTGACCACCGGCTCCTCTTCGACCTGATCAACGAGGCGCTGCCGGCAGCCGTCCGGACCTCGACAACGCTGTGCACGTTCGACAAGTGTTACGCGGCAGCGCCAAGAAGAGCTCCCAGTGGCAAGAAGCTACTGGACGTGCTGTGGAAGTCCGTGCAGGTGTGGCTAGAACCACCGAGCGACACGACGTCGAGCTCCGTTGACGGGCTGATCGGCCGTGACCTGAGCGTGTCGTCGTGGACCGGCGTGTTCCGGGACGACGCCGACGCGCTGGGAAGGGAAATGGAGGCGGAGATACTGGACGAGCTGGTCGACGAGACGGTGTGGGACGTGCTCCTCAACGTGGGGGACTGA
- the LOC133916990 gene encoding uncharacterized protein LOC133916990 isoform X3, producing the protein MLQYLDFSHASTSRKWGHKRQGDSMVMHAPRNSMEFALEASHSYGVFQEDVPQYSCNMRQYPKSGLNHSSTPIKKLIHEDISFRTNEGRKRPGVIARLMGMDSPPLNTTTEPSSHSEERRQEIVSRSMPRRDPSEMVFGLAPKQEIRAYEDERELFGQLSKKTNEWSKPRPREHPQEEELQKFKKEFEAWQASRVWEHSRILEQDSHLGDDKCTDIVPCRYQHQHKGKDVNNGSKDMHSNDDEHWRRSKESCTSISGSRTFSLTSADACSTRLPLSRFYHEEEERSLSPTRIVILKPCPELSTDDIEESSLGSPELVKKENNMEAFLEEVKKRLKIELEGRMANDDKADPWAGGEIPADPKQVARNIANQIRETVTRDLHPALVRSESTRSYRSDVPLNKHSQEDYIGRDARRQLSDRLKNVLRREPNAEPPFSHRRRATSTSFDEEPRPKPRYDMASRKGKIRSKEEKKCAIESDVRHGSYKASASVDSEPVSPRNLIRSFSAPVSGTTFVKLLLEEPRMLTRARLQRKQEGHVNRPSSEERKGRKDAFNIKGRVSNLRQNLGLRAKLFGKKFHSADESFPDDLPPIGTLITAPSVLIHSGVLQENSTEVPPSPASWCSSPPDEMSRGGYPSPVSPLEASFSEHRSPLRTAAKDMTSNACEPGNLSEQVQIEELAETSYVQDDDTDEMDHPMKSFVRAVLVVAGLYGQRQSSDNFLSDCEAKPIPKWVLEEVESSSSAPAASDGGAANVDHRLLFDLINEALPAAVRTSTTLCTFDKCYAAAPRRAPSGKKLLDVLWKSVQVWLEPPSDTTSSSVDGLIGRDLSVSSWTGVFRDDADALGREMEAEILDELVDETVWDVLLNVGD; encoded by the exons ATGTTGCAGTACCTGGACTTCTCTCATGCCAGCACCTCAAGGAAGTGGGGACACAAGAGACAGGGTGATAGTATGGTGATGCATG CTCCGAGGAACAGCATGGAGTTCGCCTTGGAGGCCTCCCACAGCTACGGAGTTTTCCAAGAGGACGTCCCG CAGTATTCCTGCAATATGAGGCAATACCCAAAATCAGGGCTCAACCACAGCTCAACCCCAATCAAGAAGCTGATCCATGAGGACATTTCCTTCAGAACAAATGAAGGGCGGAAGAGACCCGGTGTCATCGCTAGGTTGATGGGCATGGATTCACCCCCACTGAACACAACCACTGAACCCAGCAGCCATTCAGAGGAAAGAAGGCAAGAGATCGTCTCAAGGTCAATGCCAAGAAGAGATCCGTCTGAAATGGTCTTTGGCCTTGCACCGAAGCAAGAGATCCGCGCCTACGAGGATGAGAGGGAGCTCTTTGGCCAGCTGAGCAAGAAGACCAATGAGTGGAGTAAGCCGCGGCCGCGAGAGCACccgcaggaggaggagctgcagaAGTTCAAGAAGGAGTTCGAGGCGTGGCAGGCGAGCAGGGTGTGGGAGCATTCAAGAATTCTGGAACAGGATAGCCATCTCGGCGACGACAAGTGCACAGACATCGTGCCGTGCAGGTACCAGCATCAGCACAAAGGGAAAGATGTCAACAATGGCAGCAAAGACATGCACTCCAATGACGACGAGCATTGGAGAAGAAGCAAGGAGAGCTGCACGTCGATCTCCGGGAGCCGTACGTTCTCTCTGACAAGCGCAGACGCCTGTTCCACGAGGTTACCGCTCTCGAGGTTCTaccacgaggaggaggagaggtcgTTGTCGCCGACGAGGATAGTCATCCTGAAGCCCTGTCCGGAGCTGAGCACAGACGATATCGAGGAGTCGTCGCTGGGGTCGCCGGAGCTGGTGAAGAAGGAGAACAACATGGAGGCCTTCCTTGAGGAGGTGAAGAAGAGGCTAAAGATTGAGCTCGAGGGGAGGATGGCCAACGACGACAAGGCGGACCCGTGGGCCGGAGGCGAAATCCCGGCTGATCCGAAGCAAGTCGCGCGGAACATCGCCAACCAGATCAGGGAGACCGTCACAAGGGACTTGCACCCGGCGTTGGTACGGTCGGAGTCGACACGGTCGTACCGCAGCGACGTCCCGCTCAACAAGCACAGCCAGGAGGACTACATTGGCAGAGATGCCAGGAGGCAACTGTCTGACAGGCTGAAGAACGTGCTGAGAAGGGAGCCGAACGCCGAGCCGCCGTTCTCTCACCGGAGAAGGGCCACCTCGACGTCGTTCGACGAGGAGCCGAGGCCCAAGCCGAGGTATGACATGGCATCAAGGAAGGGGAAGATCAGGAGCAAGGAGGAAAAGAAGTGCGCGATTGAGTCCGATGTCAGGCATGGATCATACAAGGCATCGGCCTCGGTCGACTCTGAGCCAGTGTCACCTAGAAACCTCATCAGGTCGTTCTCGGCGCCGGTGTCGGGGACGACCTTCGTGAAGCTCCTCTTGGAGGAGCCGCGGATGCTGACCAGAGCACGGCTGCAGCGCAAGCAAGAAGGTCACGTGAACAGGCCGTCGtcagaggagaggaaagggaggaAGGACGCGTTCAACATCAAAGGTAGAGTGTCCAACTTGAGGCAGAACCTGGGGCTCAGAGCGAAGCTGTTCGGCAAGAAGTTTCACTCCGCCGACGAGTCGTTCCCGGATGACCTTCCTCCGATCGGCACGCTCATCACCGCCCCTTCGGTTCTCATACATTCCGGCGTCCTCCAG GAGAACTCTACTGAGGTGCCACCGAGCCCGGCGTCGTGGTGCAGCAGCCCGCCCGATGAGATGAGCAGGGGAGGCTACCCGAGTCCTGTCTCGCCATTGGAGGCCTCCTTTAGCGAGCACCGTTCTCCCTTGAGGACCGCAGCTAAGGACATGACCTCAAATGCATGTG AGCCAGGAAACTTGTCGGAACAAGTCCAAATTGAAGAACTCGCTGAGACAAGTTATGTCCAGGACGACGACACGGACGAGATGGATCACCCCATGAAATCCTTCGTCAGAGCTGTTCTTGTTGTTGCCGGCCTGTACGGCCAGAGACAGAGTTCTGACAACTTCTTATCAGACTGCGAAGCGAAGCCAATCCCCAAGTGGGTGTTGGAGGAAGTCGAGTCCTCTTCCTCAGCCCCGGCAGCATCTGATGGCGGCGCGGCAAACGTTGACCACCGGCTCCTCTTCGACCTGATCAACGAGGCGCTGCCGGCAGCCGTCCGGACCTCGACAACGCTGTGCACGTTCGACAAGTGTTACGCGGCAGCGCCAAGAAGAGCTCCCAGTGGCAAGAAGCTACTGGACGTGCTGTGGAAGTCCGTGCAGGTGTGGCTAGAACCACCGAGCGACACGACGTCGAGCTCCGTTGACGGGCTGATCGGCCGTGACCTGAGCGTGTCGTCGTGGACCGGCGTGTTCCGGGACGACGCCGACGCGCTGGGAAGGGAAATGGAGGCGGAGATACTGGACGAGCTGGTCGACGAGACGGTGTGGGACGTGCTCCTCAACGTGGGGGACTGA